From the Tachysurus fulvidraco isolate hzauxx_2018 chromosome 21, HZAU_PFXX_2.0, whole genome shotgun sequence genome, the window GCTTGGTGTGTGTAGTTTTGGCTAAAGAGAGAAAAGCTgcactgataataataataataataatattaataacattattaataataattacgaCGTTAATAAAAGGACTAACAGAAGATTTACCAAGCTATAGATAAAGGTATGTAAGATGAAGAAGTAGATTCATTCAATCGAAATGATTCGTTTAAATGATTcgttaaaatgattcatttgaatcgttttaatattcagttttggtctaatttctttttattttaacatcttTGCACTCTTTTATCACCATTAACTCATTAACACATATATCGTGTTAAATACAGAGTAGAAAAGCTGTTAAATatgataattatatatatatgtgtgtgtgtttatataaagaaCATTACAGTGTTATATAATCAGGATCAAAGTTCAGATTAAAGGTCATTAAACTCTCtttactcttttatttatttccttcctgTTTGTATCGTGTTGTGTTTGACTGATATTCTCTCCATTTGTCTGTTATTACTGTGTCTTTGTCAGGATTAGAACCATGGGCAGTTTGCCAGATGTCTGTGAGCTGAGGACACATCTGGAGAACACACTGGTCTCTTACCATCATCTGGAACAGACCGAGTGGAAAGTGGCAAAGAAATCGGTTTGTCTTTTTATCATTAACTTTTTGTGTGCGTATGAAGAATAATAATCTTTACACCAAATGTAGAAGATCTTGGTATGTGGTTTTTTgctgatttgttttcattttcaacaccatcatcatctcaccgtcatcatcatcatcatcagcctcTATTATTCTCATACAACAGCAACATGccagttgaattgaattgaacatgcCAAAAAATAACCTTTCTATCCATTTATATGTCAGAGAGAAGTCAGTTCCTGACGTCatttacgttatagcagctataaacagacGTTAATGAAATTACACtcgcactggagactccttccgtacgTGATGCGTACTTTACGTGTCTCCCGTGTGGAGCAtctgctgtatatatatataaactgttgctatagaaacaataacattagAATTGTTGCATAAATATAAACCTATGTTGTACAGTTGTGCGTCTGTCAGAGCTTCTGATCTAGAGAATTAATCAatattttctgaccaatcagactccAGATCTCAGCAGCTCAGTGGTGTAAAAGGTGTTAACTGTGACCGAATACATTGGAACTAAACAGCACACAGACTGTGAGCAACACAAGACAATTGCTAGACAAAGGAATGGTCAAAAATCTTAAGATCGACTTTTTTTCTTCGACAGAATGATGTCACTGTTTGGAGGAAACCTTCGGTGGAGTTCAGCGGTTTCCTGTGAGTTATTAGTTATGATGAGTAATAATGACGTCTCAGTTTACACGTCTCGGAGAAAACTCCAGCCAAATATACACACCGTTTTTATACAAATTACTTACTGAGGTCTGAGCAGATTCCTTGTCTGCAGGTATAAAGTGGAGGGTCTGGTGATGGAGAAGCCGTGCAGGATAGTGGACTACATTCGTCCAGGACCGTATCGCTTACAGTGGGACAGTCTGATGACCTCGCTGGAAATTCTCGAAACTGTAGACAAGGTAAAAGAAATCAAAATagcaaaaatgtttaaacactagaataaaagtgtttaatgttaataatgaatCAATTCGAAAAGACTTTAAGCTGTCTAAAAtagagctggtgtgtgtgtgtgtgtgtgtacatgtgcgtgtgtgtgtgtgtacatgtgcgtgggtgtgtgtgtgtgtacatgtgcgtgtgtgtgtgtgtgtgtgtgtgtgtgtgtgcctgtgtgtgtgtgtgcgtgtgtgtgtgtgtgtgtgtacatgtgtgtgtgtacatgtgcgtgtgtgtgtgcctgtgtgtgtatgtgtgtgtgcgtgtgtgtgtgtgtgtgtgttgtaggcgTGTTGTGTGATGCGCTACACCACTGCAGGACAGCTGTGGAACATCATCGCTCCTCGAGAGTTTGTGGATTTCTCCTACACCACTGATTATCAGAACGGCCTTCTGTCCTGCGGTGAGAAACGTTTACACTTTAACACCACATCTGATTTTAACACTGCGTTCACCTCAGATGCGTTTACATAAAAATAGttgtgttataaaaaaaatcacaaaaaatcacaaaatcacaaaaaaaagaaaaaagatgatcAGCACCAAATTGGACAatcatataacacacacacacacacacacacacacacacacacacacacatacatacacacactcagtttaaACTGAGTAACTGAGCAGCCCTTCCTGACATGCCCctctcctgattggctgattgtgtgtgtgtgtgtgtgtgtcaggtgttaGTGTGGAGTGTGAGCAGCAGGACCAGAGCAGTGTGCGAGGTTATAATCACCCGTGTGGTTGGTTCAGTGTTCCT encodes:
- the LOC125139804 gene encoding stAR-related lipid transfer protein 4-like, whose translation is MGSLPDVCELRTHLENTLVSYHHLEQTEWKVAKKSNDVTVWRKPSVEFSGFLYKVEGLVMEKPCRIVDYIRPGPYRLQWDSLMTSLEILETVDKACCVMRYTTAGQLWNIIAPREFVDFSYTTDYQNGLLSCGVSVECEQQDQSSVRGYNHPCGWFSVPVDGGEVDVPCSLLTGYIQTDLRGKIPQSAVDVAMATTLTTFYADLKKALAT